A region from the Thauera humireducens genome encodes:
- a CDS encoding ATP-binding protein, with protein MDAPSYVKAPPRRRFGLRERLMLGLLFGALGTIIVAVVGWISFQRVVGSQQAIVRETLPTADALHDAVRGNARLAALAPRLARADTTGELHQLRATLDAELPLIRDRLARLDSPHVEPELRARLQATGDTLAARLGIMADTIAARLQVRDARLAAARALRDSIDELGALARAQTDNATALLVSTLTTLLQAETGAPSTPASLPDRTAASDRLLDVDLDTLERMHELVLTAHALGSLVDRLDEVDTPARLQEARAAFDTQLALLARRVRDVADPGARAQGETLHATLAGATGPGGAFDMRGAELELRARSESSQAEVGTLTTELDALAGELIHRGGRILAEAGLSAERSASSGVLAFGVIGAALLLVTALVLIQVLRRHTLGRLLALEEATLALASGKRDVRIDTDGDDELASLSRALARFRDDAVERDQLAAALRVQQQQLEHEVAARTAELRDSNAALARETAEHAAARLTAEKADRAKTAFLGTVSHELRTPMAGILGLLELLEDTDPAPGQQKYLEQIRSAAVLLLELLEDMLDFARIEAGGVQVENTPFSLRDTVNDVFAVQGTRAAARGLALVADIDPGVPDALLGDRRKLSQILLNLVGNAIKFSDEGAVTVRIAPGTRPDGLRFAVQDHGIGIDPARQREILEPFVQVRDSGRHHGGTGLGLAVCKRLIEAMGGEIAIDSAPGQGTTVSFEFAFTPAPAPASSKASAGAAPVQLAPGHTVLLVEDDAVNRMVVERFLQALDQHPLCAGDIQAALATVDRHRPDIALIDMNLPDGDGRELLARLRALPGVAQLPAVLMSAHVPANEVKALLDAGFAAFLPKPFTRAQLQALLARVLGDGAATAPEPDGGDAQAPDARNAARLEWVSEDFLRTEHDALGDAVLGEIAAVFASQGDTLVSALLDAAHAGDAGECRRLAHKLRGAASNLGLEALRTQAGSLEQDLLDEAQHISLPERASALQQTYRETVRALRATLARLADDRR; from the coding sequence ATGGACGCCCCATCTTACGTGAAAGCCCCGCCACGGCGCCGCTTCGGCCTGCGCGAACGGCTGATGCTCGGCCTGCTGTTCGGGGCACTGGGCACGATCATCGTCGCCGTCGTCGGCTGGATCAGCTTCCAGCGCGTGGTCGGCAGCCAGCAGGCCATCGTCCGCGAGACCCTGCCCACCGCCGACGCCCTGCACGACGCGGTGCGCGGCAACGCCCGCCTGGCCGCCCTGGCCCCGCGCCTGGCGCGCGCCGACACCACCGGCGAGCTCCACCAGTTGCGCGCGACCCTGGATGCCGAACTGCCGCTGATCCGCGACCGCCTCGCACGGCTCGACTCGCCGCACGTCGAACCCGAGTTGCGCGCGCGCCTGCAGGCAACCGGCGACACCCTGGCCGCCCGCCTCGGCATCATGGCCGACACCATCGCCGCCCGCCTGCAGGTTCGCGACGCACGTCTCGCCGCCGCCCGCGCCCTGCGCGACAGCATCGACGAGCTGGGTGCGCTCGCGCGGGCGCAGACCGACAACGCCACCGCCCTGCTGGTGTCGACGCTGACCACGCTGCTGCAGGCCGAGACGGGCGCCCCCTCGACGCCAGCCTCCCTACCCGATCGCACCGCGGCAAGCGACCGCCTGCTCGACGTCGACCTCGACACCCTCGAGCGCATGCATGAACTCGTGCTCACCGCCCACGCCCTCGGCAGCCTCGTCGACCGTCTCGACGAAGTCGACACCCCCGCGCGGCTGCAGGAGGCGCGTGCCGCGTTCGACACCCAGCTCGCCTTGCTGGCGCGCCGGGTACGCGACGTCGCCGACCCGGGCGCCCGCGCGCAGGGCGAGACGCTGCACGCCACGCTCGCCGGCGCGACGGGGCCTGGCGGCGCCTTCGACATGCGCGGCGCAGAACTTGAACTGCGCGCCCGCAGCGAGTCCTCCCAGGCCGAGGTCGGCACGCTGACGACCGAACTCGACGCGCTGGCCGGCGAGCTGATCCATCGCGGCGGGCGCATCCTCGCCGAAGCCGGCCTGAGCGCCGAGCGCAGCGCCAGCTCGGGCGTACTGGCCTTCGGCGTGATCGGCGCGGCACTGTTGCTGGTCACCGCGCTGGTCCTCATCCAGGTCCTGCGCCGGCATACCCTCGGCCGCCTGCTGGCACTGGAGGAGGCGACGCTGGCACTGGCCAGCGGCAAGCGCGACGTGCGCATCGACACCGACGGCGACGACGAGCTGGCCTCGCTGTCCCGTGCGCTCGCCCGCTTCCGCGACGACGCCGTCGAGCGCGACCAGCTCGCCGCAGCCCTGCGCGTACAGCAACAGCAGCTCGAGCACGAGGTCGCCGCCCGCACCGCGGAACTGCGCGACAGCAATGCCGCACTGGCACGCGAGACCGCCGAACACGCCGCAGCACGCCTCACCGCCGAGAAGGCCGACCGCGCCAAGACCGCCTTCCTCGGCACCGTGAGCCACGAACTGCGGACCCCGATGGCCGGCATCCTCGGCCTGCTGGAACTGCTCGAGGACACCGACCCCGCGCCCGGGCAGCAGAAGTACCTCGAGCAGATCCGCTCGGCCGCGGTGCTGCTGCTCGAACTGCTGGAGGACATGCTCGACTTCGCCCGCATCGAGGCCGGCGGCGTGCAGGTGGAGAACACGCCCTTCAGCCTGCGCGACACGGTCAACGACGTGTTCGCGGTGCAGGGCACGCGGGCGGCGGCGCGCGGCCTGGCCCTGGTGGCCGACATCGACCCGGGCGTGCCCGACGCCCTGCTCGGCGACCGGCGCAAGCTCAGCCAGATCCTGCTGAACCTCGTCGGCAATGCGATCAAGTTCAGCGACGAAGGCGCCGTCACCGTGCGCATCGCACCGGGGACGCGACCCGACGGCCTGCGCTTCGCGGTCCAGGATCATGGCATCGGCATCGACCCGGCACGCCAGCGCGAGATCCTCGAGCCCTTCGTGCAGGTACGCGACAGCGGCCGCCACCACGGCGGCACCGGCCTCGGGCTGGCGGTGTGCAAGCGCCTGATCGAGGCCATGGGCGGCGAGATCGCCATCGACAGCGCCCCCGGACAAGGCACGACGGTGAGCTTCGAATTTGCCTTCACGCCGGCTCCGGCACCGGCGTCCTCCAAGGCAAGCGCCGGTGCGGCGCCCGTGCAGCTTGCGCCAGGCCACACCGTGCTGCTGGTGGAGGACGACGCCGTCAATCGCATGGTGGTCGAGCGCTTCCTGCAGGCGCTCGACCAGCACCCGCTATGCGCCGGCGATATCCAGGCCGCGCTCGCGACCGTCGATCGGCACAGGCCGGACATCGCTCTCATCGACATGAACCTGCCGGACGGCGACGGCCGCGAACTGCTGGCGCGCCTGCGCGCCCTGCCCGGCGTAGCACAGCTGCCCGCCGTGCTGATGTCCGCGCACGTGCCTGCGAACGAGGTGAAGGCCTTGCTCGATGCCGGCTTTGCCGCCTTCCTGCCCAAGCCCTTCACGCGCGCGCAACTGCAGGCCCTGCTCGCGCGCGTGCTGGGCGACGGCGCGGCGACAGCGCCCGAGCCGGATGGCGGCGACGCGCAGGCACCCGACGCACGTAATGCGGCAAGGCTGGAATGGGTCAGCGAGGACTTCCTGCGTACCGAACACGACGCGCTCGGCGATGCCGTGCTCGGCGAGATCGCAGCGGTCTTCGCGTCGCAGGGCGACACCCTCGTCAGCGCGCTGCTCGACGCCGCGCACGCGGGCGATGCCGGAGAGTGCCGCAGGCTGGCACACAAGCTGCGCGGTGCGGCGTCCAACCTCGGGCTGGAAGCCCTCCGGACACAAGCGGGAAGCCTGGAACAGGATCTCCTGGACGAGGCGCAGCACATCTCGCTCCCCGAGCGCGCGAGTGCCCTGCAGCAGACCTATCGCGAAACCGTCCGCGCGCTACGCGCCACACTGGCCCGGCTCGCCGACGACCGGCGCTGA
- the torT gene encoding TMAO reductase system periplasmic protein TorT gives MDPLRALARPGWPSSYRRRACRALQTALRATLFLAGVASSAALASPAAGYADWLAERWPVERWRGDQRAPDGAGSASGMFERVVVSRPWRLCAVYPHLKDSYWLAVNFGMVEEARALGLGLHVLESAGYEHLERQRERVRACLADEGSDALLVGTVSYAGLNDLLAPEAARRPVLALVNDIDAGVVRGKVGVPWYQLGWKIGRWLAERHPAGSAGADIAWLPGPPDAGWVDFIDRGFRDAVAGSAVRIVAVRGGDTGRSIQRQLVEEVLDAHPRLDYLVGNAPMAEAAIAELRRRGREDEVGIVSSYVTPGVYSGLLRGRIRVSVSDFPVLQGRMAVRQALRALEGMEIEPHVGPGVELVDAATLKRFPAHWMLPPAGFVPVYEVAPTRP, from the coding sequence GTGGATCCGCTTCGCGCCCTTGCCAGACCGGGCTGGCCCTCATCTTACCGGCGGCGCGCCTGCCGGGCGCTGCAAACCGCGCTGCGTGCGACGCTCTTCTTAGCAGGCGTCGCCTCGTCCGCTGCGCTGGCCTCGCCCGCGGCAGGGTACGCCGACTGGCTGGCGGAGCGCTGGCCCGTCGAGCGCTGGCGCGGCGACCAGCGCGCGCCGGACGGCGCAGGGTCGGCATCGGGCATGTTCGAGCGCGTCGTCGTGTCACGGCCGTGGCGTCTGTGCGCCGTGTATCCGCACCTGAAGGACAGCTACTGGCTGGCGGTGAACTTCGGCATGGTCGAGGAGGCCCGCGCGCTGGGCCTGGGCCTGCATGTGCTCGAGTCGGCCGGCTACGAGCACCTCGAGCGCCAGCGCGAGCGCGTCCGGGCCTGCCTTGCGGACGAAGGCAGCGATGCGCTGCTGGTCGGCACGGTGAGCTACGCCGGCCTCAACGACCTGCTCGCGCCCGAGGCCGCGCGGCGGCCGGTGCTGGCGCTGGTGAACGACATCGACGCCGGCGTGGTGCGGGGCAAGGTCGGCGTGCCCTGGTACCAGCTCGGCTGGAAGATCGGCCGCTGGCTGGCCGAGCGCCACCCGGCGGGTTCCGCCGGGGCCGACATCGCCTGGCTGCCCGGGCCGCCGGATGCGGGCTGGGTGGACTTCATCGACCGCGGCTTTCGCGACGCGGTCGCGGGCAGCGCGGTGCGCATCGTCGCCGTGCGCGGCGGCGATACCGGGCGCTCGATCCAGCGCCAGCTGGTCGAGGAGGTGCTCGACGCCCATCCCCGGCTCGATTACCTGGTGGGCAACGCGCCGATGGCGGAGGCGGCGATTGCCGAGCTGAGGCGGCGCGGTCGGGAGGACGAGGTCGGCATCGTGTCGTCCTACGTGACGCCCGGCGTGTATAGCGGGTTGCTGCGCGGGCGCATCCGGGTATCGGTCAGCGATTTTCCGGTGCTGCAGGGACGCATGGCGGTACGGCAGGCGCTGCGCGCGCTGGAAGGCATGGAGATCGAACCTCACGTCGGCCCTGGCGTGGAACTGGTCGATGCCGCCACGCTGAAGCGCTTTCCGGCGCACTGGATGCTGCCGCCGGCGGGTTTCGTGCCGGTCTACGAAGTTGCGCCGACCCGGCCTTGA